GGGGATGCTGGGAATGCCTTTTGAAGCTTTTGAACTTCATATTGACTCTTGCTGGTCTGGCCATGGTGGGCTACGGGATTTATCTGTTTGTTGAATACAATAAAGCTTGGGATAATACTCTCAATTTCAGTGAGGATAAAACGGAAGTTCAATTTGGCAGACCCATGCTAGTGGTTGTGTCTCTGTCCAACAGTTTTTTAGATGAGTTGCCCAAGGCTTGGTATGAATGCTGCTCTTCTCCTGCCATTTTTTGGGGCGTATCTAATGAGTAACGTATATTGATTAATGATTACTTTGTAGGATATAAAGTAGACAATAATGCTTTTCTGCTGCAACAGTTTCCTGAATTTTATCCACTGAAGTAAAATTTGTGTAATTAACACCTATGCTtgaaaaaggggggggggggggggggtcaaTTTTGTTTACCATTGTATCTCTAAGTTAAAAAAGTtcagtaaataaataatattaataaaatttcaataaataaaacgCTTTAGAAACAACAATGGGTGAAATGCAATTGGGACTTGCTACCAAAGTTGCTTAGCCCATAGGAATTAAACCTATGCAATCAGTGGCTCAACAATTAATTGTGGTTAGGAATAGTTGGAAGCATCCTTTGTTATATGGTGTAATTGGTACCTTACtgattgttttcttgtcatTGTCAATGTTGAAGAAAACAAACTTCAAATAAACTTGCTCTATTCTCACTTCCTGTATTGCTACACCAGTTATGAATTTGAAATAACCTTTATTTCTTCCACTTgtaataatgatttttatacCTACTGGTGACATCTGTGTATTTGCATGACAAAGACAACCACTGATAATAGAACACACGTATTTTCTCCTTGATAACTTTTGTCTGCATTCAGCCTTGTGGAATTATTGTCACATGTACATTGTTTTGTAAAAAAGACATTGACACAGCTCAAAACTAAATTGTCTTTACACTTTCCTTTACTGGTTGtgtatttttcatgttttgcaggtttatttacttatttattggAATTGGTGCGGTCCTCTTTGTCATTTCTTGTTTCGGTTGTATTGCAGCTCTGACACGGAATGGATGCTGCCTGAGCTTTGTATCCTTCTAAAAATGTCTTATAATTACATAGCCAAGCAAAATATAATGTTCTCACCATGAGATGGAGCATCTCTTCCTCTCTCTgtctgtctgtgtgtgtgtgtattaatCTTGATATTAGTTTCCTTAATCCAACAAAGTATTCAGTTTTAGTGTTGTTGTTGATCTTAGTGGAGCTGGGATGTGCAGCCTTTACATTTTTTGACAAAAGCTGGAAAGAAGTAAGTTGCCACTGGCAGTTTAGGATATGAAATTCAAGAAGTTATATTTGTAATCTTATAATTGTATTTCTTCCAGGAAATTCCTAAGGACAAAACTGGAGATTTTGATATGATATATGAATTTCTGAGAGAGAACTGGAATGTTGTGAGATGGGTTGCTCTTGGAATTGTCATCTTTGAGGTAAGCTAGAACAGTCATGATCggcagttttaaaaaaaaaaagcactgtTATTTCATGGAGATGCTTATGTCCTTGTCTGTGTACCTACAGAGAATATGTGCAAGTACTACAACCAAATAATCACTTCCAGAAAGGATGCTAAAAACTAAGaaatattactttattttgAATCCTAGTTAGAACCCATACTTAAATATGATTTGGCAAATGAGCCATTCATATCATGTGAGGAATTGGAGGGGACCTGGAATTGTGTGATACACGGAAGAATTGGTGTGATTTCATATAACTGACATGAATCACATGACTCAGccatttgtttcttttctttttgctatgCTTTCACTAATTATCATTGAATAAAATGGAAAGACATAAGCCTAAATTGTCAAATGAAAAGAAACTGATAGGGCACTAATGAATGCATCTGCGCcctatttgattattctatAGCTCTCTTTATTCTTCTAAAATAGTTTCACTTTCACATAGTCACTCATTCTATGCACTTAATTTGGTTGTTTTACTGCtttgttttcattcttttgGAATTGTGATTTCACATACTCAGTTATGACctacaattttgttttgtgaGATTTACAGTTAAATGCGTGTTTATAATTGTAAAGTGTAAACACATTCAAATGCCATTCAATGGGAATCCAAcaaattttctctttcatgtttTGTTCAATGGATGGAACATGTGCAATTGGTGCGTCAATGCATAAAAAACACACACTAAGTAGTTTTTTCAATTCCTAGTTTAATGGCTGGaaaatttatatgatatatttcaacctattttttttgtttctttgactCTTTAcaattcaatatgatttaaaaattacaaaaaatagcaTTACATTTCACAGTTTCAATTGCTATTTGATAaccttgtttttttaatatgttcgACTTCTTGATCAGGATAATATTGTTTTTTCATTGATAGAAACCTTTAACAGATTGTGGGAGTTAATTGAAATATTGCCACCCTACTTGAAATAATTACATGGGAATTAACTGTTAAATATagcatgattttgttttttagccaattttttataacacttttttattgattaaaagtgGACTTGCAGGGATATAGATTAGTAGGGACATAACtttttaaacaagaaagagCTGCGTTGATATTAGTTGATGCTAGGAGAAAGAGAAAGTAGCTAGAAGAGGGAGAGGAAATGTAGTACAAATACTGTTAATATAGGCAGATTTGACCAATTCAGTGATCTTTAATAACGAAACTTATGAAAACAAAGTGCCTGTGATATGCCTTAGCATATTTGTTGTTCTAATGTGGTACAACACTATAACATCTAGTTCTCGAAAGTACTTCGCTATCTTGGAAATGTTTCCTCCTACTGAACCCAACTTACATACCACCAGGAGTGATCCAGGAGAGACCAACTGTAAAACAACTTTAGATGAGTACATGGTAATATAAATATGATGTGCCAATTGTTGTTTATGGAATTGCAGGCTCTTCTTTTTGTATTAGCCCTTATTGTCAGGGCTGCAAACAGGCCACCAGAGTATGATAGTGATGAAGAGTACATTAATCCAAGGCAGCAAGTTCGTCAGCCTTTGCTAAACAGACCAGCAGGCCCTGCATCAGGTGCGCCAGCAACTGGCACACTTGATAAGCGTCCAAGCAGAAATGATGCATGGAGTGCACGGATGAGGGAGAAGGTGCAATTCATTGGCTCTGTTCACTTTATCTATTATGgggaaattttcttttgtttgtctTAATTGTGCTTTTATAACTAGTGGTACAACCCTTTTGGATTAATGTACTCTCTCCTCCAAAAATACCTCAACTGTTAGCAGGCTCAACTCTCCAATAATGTTCTTCAAATTGTTCATTCCTCTATCaaatttgaaacaattttttttttgttggaaagtaaaactattttcaatagattgatGGTCTTGCATTCTTATTCCATCATCGAACTTTTTGAGCATTTTGACAAGTTTGTTGATTAGAATGAGATTTTGCATTTTCCTGCGAATATAGATTATAGAATCACTGTAATAGCACTATTTCAAATATAGGAATTTCACATGAAACCTTAGGAAGTATATATCATTCTGTTGACTGCATGTCTTCACGAATGCTAAACCTGTTTGTCCCATCATCTATGTCCCCTGGTGTCATGCAAAGCCAGATAACTTTTGTGTAGAGACTTCTTGTAATAACTGTATTTTTGCCCTCTAAAGCATAGATTTACtagttactttttttgttttcgtttTGGAGCATcactaattgttgctgaagagATAATTAAAAAGTCACATGTATTATTACTTTTG
This region of Glycine soja cultivar W05 chromosome 17, ASM419377v2, whole genome shotgun sequence genomic DNA includes:
- the LOC114394073 gene encoding tobamovirus multiplication protein 2A-like — translated: MACRGCWECLLKLLNFILTLAGLAMVGYGIYLFVEYNKAWDNTLNFSEDKTEVQFGRPMLVVVSLSNSFLDELPKAWFIYLFIGIGAVLFVISCFGCIAALTRNGCCLSFYSVLVLLLILVELGCAAFTFFDKSWKEEIPKDKTGDFDMIYEFLRENWNVVRWVALGIVIFEALLFVLALIVRAANRPPEYDSDEEYINPRQQVRQPLLNRPAGPASGAPATGTLDKRPSRNDAWSARMREKYGLDTSEFTYNPSESHRYQQVNPQPTEERSRCAIM